The Nicotiana tabacum cultivar K326 chromosome 14, ASM71507v2, whole genome shotgun sequence genome contains a region encoding:
- the LOC107807266 gene encoding protein EXPRESSION OF TERPENOIDS 1-like has product MAGFFSLGGGRETSQEQHHQETTNHHNPESNWFFYRNHDQELPAYKGFELWQQQQQQDEQQNYQIRNPIINPLQDLYPTSAIGLGVGPTATDHGASRSAAFIMMRSSGAGISCQDCGNQAKKDCQHMRCRTCCKSRGLQCQTHVRSTWVPAAKRREKQQQIASLQQQEHRDNNNPKRQKDDPSGSSLVCTRLPSNTAGLEVGNFPSKVNSTAVFHRVRMSSIEENEDQIAYQTAVNIGGHIFKGILYDQGLESQYNMNATTGDSSSGGEPVVPHQHKLIGTVTSAATSNAAAGGGAAVAAGEGSHFLEHSIYSAPLINTFMAAGTHFFPPPARS; this is encoded by the exons ATGGCTGGGTTCTTTTCACTAGGAGGAGGAAGAGAAACAAGTCAAGAGCAACATCATCAAGAAACCACTAATCATCACAACCCAGAGAGCAATTGGTTCTTCTACAGAAATCATGATCAAGAATTACCCGCATACAAAGGCTTCGAActatggcaacaacaacaacaacaagacgAGCAGCAAAATTACCAAATCCGAAACCCAATCATTAATCCATTACAAGATCTTTATCCCACTTCAGCTATTGGATTAGGTGTTGGTCCTACAGCAACAGATCATGGGGCGTCAAGATCTGCTGCTTTTATAATGATGAGAAGTAGTGGAGCTGGAATTAGTTGTCAAGATTGTGGGAACCAAGCTAAGAAAGATTGTCAACATATGAGATGTAGGACTTGTTGTAAGAGCAGAGGTTTACAGTGTCAAACACATGTGAGAAGTACTTGGGTTCCAGCAgctaaaagaagagaaaaacaacaacaaattgCTTCTTTGCAACAACAAGAACATAGAGATAATAATAACCCCAAAAGGCAAAAAGATGATCCAAGTGGTTCTTCTCTTGTTTGCACTCGTTTACCTTCAAATACAGCTG GGTTAGAAGTGGGAAATTTTCCATCAAAAGTAAATTCAACGGCTGTGTTTCACCGTGTTCGAATGAGCtcgattgaagaaaatgaagatcaAATAGCATATCAGACAGCAGTTAATATTGGTGGGCATATTTTCAAGGGAATTTTATATGATCAAGGCCTTGAGAGTCAGTATAATATGAATGCTACTACTGGTGACAGCTCATCTGGTGGTGAACCAGTAGTGCCACATCAGCATAAACTTATCGGCACCGTCACGTCAGCGGCCACGTCCAACGCGGCCGCGGGTGGCGGTGCTGCGGTGGCGGCCGGGGAAGGGTCACATTTTCTAGAACATTCTATATACTCTGCTCCTCTAATTAACACTTTCATGGCAGCTGGTACGCATTTCTTTCCACCTCCTGCGAGATCTTGA